From Deltaproteobacteria bacterium, the proteins below share one genomic window:
- a CDS encoding thiolase family protein, with product MRDVAVVGVGMTQFGKWPEKGIKDLVREAVTDAMADCGAEIPDFEAAYVGSAAAGLMTGQEQIRAQVTLSAMGIEGIPMYNLENACASSSTAFHTAWAAVGAGLYDCALVVGFEKLYDVDKKKSFAALGTAVDVEMVKKFLEDFAKQQKSKEKILSEGAGEKKSIFMDMYAYYTRMYMDKYNLTQEHFGKIAVKSHKNGAKNPHAQYREEVTLEQVLNSGDVAFPLTRMMCSPIGDGAAAAIVCSRERAASFKKHAPVWVAASVVGSGKPSAGLSDTLTKRLGPKAFAAAGVDPKDINVIEVHDATSPSEIITLIELGLVPGDQAGRYIDDGLLEIDGILASNTSGGLASKGHPIGATGTGQIHEIVNQLRGTAGPRQVKNPKIGMTHNGGGILGVDAAAMTLHVFRA from the coding sequence ATGCGAGATGTTGCGGTTGTGGGCGTGGGAATGACCCAGTTCGGAAAATGGCCGGAAAAGGGCATAAAAGATTTGGTGCGCGAAGCGGTTACCGACGCAATGGCCGACTGCGGCGCCGAAATACCGGACTTCGAGGCGGCCTATGTGGGCTCGGCGGCTGCGGGCCTTATGACCGGCCAGGAGCAGATAAGAGCCCAGGTCACCTTGTCTGCAATGGGGATAGAAGGCATTCCCATGTATAATCTCGAAAACGCCTGCGCAAGCTCCTCCACGGCTTTTCACACAGCGTGGGCGGCGGTGGGCGCGGGCCTTTACGACTGCGCCCTGGTTGTGGGCTTTGAAAAACTTTACGATGTTGACAAGAAAAAATCCTTCGCAGCCCTGGGTACGGCCGTCGACGTGGAGATGGTGAAAAAATTCCTGGAGGATTTCGCCAAGCAACAAAAATCCAAGGAAAAAATCCTCTCCGAAGGCGCGGGCGAGAAAAAATCCATCTTCATGGACATGTACGCCTACTACACCCGCATGTACATGGATAAATACAACCTGACCCAGGAGCACTTCGGCAAAATCGCCGTAAAGAGCCACAAGAACGGCGCGAAAAATCCCCACGCACAATACCGCGAGGAAGTGACCCTCGAACAGGTGCTTAATTCCGGCGACGTTGCCTTTCCCCTCACCCGCATGATGTGCTCGCCCATCGGCGACGGGGCGGCGGCGGCCATAGTCTGCTCCAGGGAACGGGCAGCCAGCTTCAAAAAGCACGCGCCGGTCTGGGTGGCCGCCTCGGTGGTGGGTTCCGGCAAGCCCTCGGCGGGCCTTTCGGACACCTTGACCAAGCGCCTCGGCCCCAAGGCCTTCGCCGCAGCCGGAGTCGACCCCAAAGACATCAACGTGATAGAGGTCCACGACGCCACAAGCCCCTCCGAGATCATCACCCTGATAGAGCTTGGACTGGTTCCGGGCGACCAGGCAGGGCGCTACATCGATGACGGGCTCCTGGAAATCGACGGAATCCTTGCGTCCAACACATCGGGCGGCCTGGCCTCCAAGGGGCATCCCATCGGGGCCACCGGAACCGGCCAGATTCACGAGATCGTCAACCAGCTTCGCGGCACAGCAGGCCCCCGTCAGGTGAAAAACCCCAAGATCGGCATGACCCACAACGGAGGCGGAATACTGGGGGTGGATGCGGCGGCTATGACGCTTCACGTTTTCAGGGCGTGA
- a CDS encoding phenylacetate--CoA ligase family protein has translation MDTARKYWNMEIEEKLGTEAIRELQWQKLQKALVWQYENTPFNRDRFDKAGVKPGDIKSLEDFSRLIPVAGQPEVREVIGKVGLDMKALMLHLFGQSRVDDLYLLTTTSGTTGIPTPYPNFRKAIDGAKEIMCRAAWRMGLRPKDTIGLCFGLSMHAAGTPQLLWYQDFPGITMVPIGAEAGTEKILMFMKLFGVNVFTGTPSLALHLIERCPEVLHEPIKNLGIKILILGAEPGAGIPEVRQRLETEYGAKVFDAGAGYGCSCEHPVYQGMHWLADDKAYYELVNPETMEPVPMEHGATGIMVGTSLEPESAVWFDMRFTLGDIHQVFTEPCPCGRSGFRYKVVGRSDDMLKVKGVPVYPAAIEGVIHSFPEKLTGHFRIILEEPPPRVVPPLKLKVEHAPGVTADQLPALEKEISERMHKLLKIRPAITWLAPNTLSRETKKTQLLEKAYESK, from the coding sequence ATGGATACCGCCCGCAAATACTGGAACATGGAGATTGAGGAGAAGCTGGGAACCGAAGCCATCCGGGAACTCCAATGGCAGAAGCTCCAGAAGGCTCTTGTCTGGCAGTATGAAAACACCCCATTCAACCGGGACCGCTTCGACAAGGCGGGCGTGAAACCAGGCGACATCAAGAGCCTCGAGGATTTTTCGCGCCTCATTCCCGTTGCCGGGCAGCCCGAAGTGCGCGAGGTCATCGGCAAGGTGGGGCTGGACATGAAGGCTCTGATGCTGCATCTCTTCGGCCAGAGCCGGGTTGACGATCTTTATCTTCTCACCACCACCAGCGGCACCACCGGCATTCCCACCCCCTACCCCAATTTTCGCAAGGCCATAGACGGAGCCAAGGAAATAATGTGCCGGGCAGCCTGGCGTATGGGGCTGCGGCCCAAGGACACCATAGGCCTTTGCTTCGGGCTTTCCATGCACGCGGCGGGAACCCCCCAGCTTCTCTGGTACCAGGACTTTCCGGGCATCACCATGGTTCCCATCGGGGCCGAGGCCGGCACGGAAAAAATACTCATGTTCATGAAGCTATTCGGCGTCAACGTGTTCACCGGCACGCCTTCGCTGGCCCTTCACCTGATCGAGCGCTGCCCCGAAGTCCTTCACGAACCCATCAAAAATCTTGGAATCAAAATCCTCATTCTTGGGGCCGAACCCGGAGCCGGAATCCCGGAAGTGCGCCAAAGGCTTGAAACCGAGTACGGGGCCAAGGTCTTCGACGCGGGCGCTGGCTACGGCTGCTCCTGCGAACACCCGGTTTACCAGGGAATGCACTGGCTGGCGGACGACAAGGCGTATTATGAACTGGTGAACCCTGAGACAATGGAGCCGGTTCCCATGGAGCACGGTGCCACCGGCATCATGGTGGGGACCTCCCTTGAGCCGGAAAGCGCCGTGTGGTTCGACATGCGCTTCACGTTGGGCGACATCCACCAGGTTTTCACCGAGCCCTGCCCCTGCGGGCGCTCCGGTTTCCGCTACAAGGTTGTGGGCCGCAGCGACGACATGCTGAAGGTCAAGGGCGTTCCCGTGTATCCGGCGGCCATCGAGGGCGTCATCCACTCGTTCCCGGAAAAACTCACCGGGCATTTCCGAATCATCCTGGAAGAACCGCCACCCCGAGTTGTTCCTCCCCTTAAATTGAAGGTGGAGCATGCTCCGGGCGTGACGGCGGACCAACTTCCGGCCCTTGAAAAGGAAATAAGCGAGCGGATGCACAAGCTCCTGAAGATCCGACCGGCCATAACCTGGCTTGCCCCCAACACCCTTTCCAGAGAAACCAAAAAGACTCAGCTCCTGGAAAAAGCGTACGAGAGCAAGTAG
- a CDS encoding tyrosine-protein phosphatase, with protein sequence MPPSGSMPAKPGVLRRAVLPVLAGLILCAVGAFVHQRYLAVNFGVVAPGAVYRSAQPSPEDLARFARERGLKSVLNLRDDTPDLILEAETRAAQRLGLSLFSVPLSARTPPTPTQLFQIIHAIRNGPKPMLIHCRAGADRTGVVSVLAAMAIAGKPYQTARKQLSVRHLRLLPANHGIGSLLTAFEHHADQKSLENPSWPDFVEWAASHYADKQ encoded by the coding sequence ATGCCTCCGTCAGGCTCAATGCCCGCGAAACCCGGCGTGTTGCGGCGTGCCGTTCTCCCGGTTCTGGCCGGGCTGATTCTCTGCGCCGTTGGCGCTTTTGTTCACCAGCGTTATTTGGCGGTCAACTTCGGAGTGGTGGCGCCCGGCGCTGTTTACCGCTCGGCGCAACCCTCCCCGGAGGATCTCGCGCGATTTGCTCGGGAACGCGGCCTGAAAAGCGTTCTCAACCTCCGCGACGACACGCCGGACCTCATTCTTGAAGCCGAAACCAGGGCTGCCCAACGCCTGGGCCTGAGCCTTTTTTCCGTACCCCTTTCCGCCAGGACTCCCCCCACTCCAACGCAGCTTTTTCAGATCATCCATGCCATCCGAAACGGCCCCAAGCCCATGCTCATCCACTGCCGGGCCGGGGCGGATCGCACAGGCGTCGTCTCGGTTCTGGCCGCCATGGCCATAGCCGGCAAGCCTTATCAAACTGCCCGAAAGCAACTTTCCGTAAGGCATCTGCGCCTGCTTCCCGCCAACCACGGCATCGGCTCCCTGCTTACCGCCTTTGAACACCATGCAGATCAAAAAAGCCTGGAAAATCCCTCCTGGCCCGATTTTGTCGAATGGGCCGCATCGCATTATGCCGACAAACAGTAG
- a CDS encoding ABC transporter ATP-binding protein: MTPKPTLVGYLRPLWPRIAATMGAVVVMSAINVGVIPVVQKIAEVITLHDSPALLAWISFAVAIYLVRAAAAYVEVTCSLSIGHHMVAAMRTDVFAHLQTLSLDFFARKHTGDLLSRIINDLAAIQSTLTEAFVRVLPHILTPFGVLAYLFYINWKLTLVALAMAAMVFFLFSRFRGLMRDVGESVVRNQSDMAVLVTENIRGAKIVRSFCMEKSEIGKMALATDASLDSRTREARIIAIQEPLVGLFQILLLVSLIGLGGHLIIKGEMTPAQLVAFFIGMMLLIDPVREMSRIHVMIQRTRASASRVLELLEETPSVPESPEAVELGPQPGAVEFSNVSFAYEKNGPTVLSNVSLRAEPGQTLAIVGPSGAGKTTLANLVCRFCDPSLGAVLVNGQDVRSLTLASLRSAVGLVPQDTVLFSHSVRENIALGKPGASGGEIERAARLAHAHEFIASLPDGYETRIGENGVLLSEGQRQRIAIARCFLKDPAILVLDEITASLDAESERLIQDALRGLMAGRTTLLIAHRLSTVAHADRIVFLDKGAVAEQGTHRELFEKRGAYWRFCRLQWGVGRDSDIF, from the coding sequence ATGACCCCGAAACCCACCCTCGTCGGCTATCTCCGCCCATTGTGGCCGCGCATCGCGGCCACGATGGGGGCCGTGGTGGTCATGTCGGCCATCAACGTGGGCGTCATTCCGGTGGTCCAGAAAATCGCCGAGGTCATCACCCTTCACGACTCTCCGGCGCTTCTTGCATGGATATCCTTCGCGGTGGCCATTTACCTGGTAAGGGCCGCCGCCGCCTATGTAGAGGTCACGTGTTCGCTTTCCATCGGCCACCATATGGTCGCGGCCATGCGAACGGACGTGTTCGCCCACCTGCAAACCCTGTCGCTCGACTTTTTCGCCCGGAAGCACACCGGGGACCTTCTTTCACGCATCATCAACGACCTGGCCGCGATCCAGTCCACTCTCACCGAGGCCTTCGTCCGGGTCCTTCCCCACATCCTGACCCCGTTCGGCGTCCTGGCCTACCTCTTCTACATCAACTGGAAGCTCACCCTGGTCGCTCTGGCAATGGCCGCCATGGTGTTTTTCCTGTTCTCGCGCTTTCGCGGGCTCATGCGCGACGTGGGGGAAAGCGTAGTCCGCAATCAGTCCGACATGGCGGTGCTCGTTACCGAAAACATACGGGGTGCCAAGATTGTCAGGAGCTTTTGCATGGAAAAGTCCGAGATCGGGAAAATGGCCCTCGCCACGGACGCCAGCCTCGACTCCCGCACCAGGGAGGCCCGCATCATAGCCATCCAGGAGCCCCTGGTCGGGCTCTTCCAGATACTGCTTCTTGTTTCGCTCATCGGCCTTGGCGGGCATCTCATCATAAAGGGGGAAATGACGCCCGCCCAACTCGTGGCCTTTTTCATCGGTATGATGCTGCTGATCGACCCTGTTCGGGAGATGAGCCGCATCCACGTCATGATCCAGCGGACCAGGGCCTCGGCTTCCCGTGTGCTGGAGCTTTTGGAGGAAACTCCGTCCGTGCCCGAATCGCCGGAGGCAGTTGAACTGGGGCCTCAACCGGGGGCCGTGGAATTTTCCAACGTCTCGTTCGCCTACGAAAAAAACGGGCCGACCGTTCTTTCCAACGTCTCCCTTCGGGCGGAACCGGGCCAGACCCTGGCCATTGTCGGGCCAAGCGGCGCGGGCAAGACCACCCTGGCCAACCTGGTGTGCCGTTTCTGCGACCCCTCCCTGGGAGCGGTCCTGGTGAACGGCCAAGACGTGCGCTCGCTCACCCTCGCATCCCTCAGAAGCGCCGTGGGGCTGGTGCCACAGGACACCGTGCTTTTTTCGCACTCGGTGAGGGAAAACATCGCCCTGGGCAAACCCGGCGCTTCCGGGGGCGAAATCGAACGGGCCGCCCGCCTGGCCCACGCCCACGAGTTTATCGCCTCGCTTCCGGACGGCTACGAAACCCGGATCGGAGAAAACGGCGTCCTTCTTTCCGAGGGACAGCGCCAACGAATAGCCATTGCGCGCTGCTTTTTAAAGGACCCCGCTATCCTTGTTCTGGACGAGATCACCGCCTCTCTGGACGCAGAGTCCGAACGCCTGATCCAGGACGCTCTTCGCGGACTCATGGCCGGCAGGACCACCCTATTGATCGCCCACAGGCTTTCCACCGTCGCCCACGCGGACCGCATAGTCTTTCTGGACAAGGGGGCCGTCGCGGAACAGGGAACCCACCGGGAACTCTTCGAAAAACGTGGCGCTTACTGGCGTTTCTGCAGGCTCCAGTGGGGCGTCGGGCGTGACTCGGACATCTTTTGA
- the deoC gene encoding deoxyribose-phosphate aldolase, with the protein MGQGTQTSFPHAADLPPGILDTHAAPESTGPIITRASLSRMIDHTLLKPDAADSAFDKLCREAVEHGFMSVCVNSARVSYVAERLKGTGVAVCSVIGFPLGATDERAKAFEAGRAVSDGATELDMVMNIGALKSGDDDGVLSDILAVRRAAPAPVVLKVIIETCLLNDDEKIRACLMAKKAGADFVKTSTGFAGGGATTEDIALMRKTVGPDMGVKASGGIKDAKTALAMMEAGASRIGAGAGVEIVKGL; encoded by the coding sequence ATGGGCCAGGGAACCCAGACCAGCTTTCCGCACGCGGCGGACCTTCCGCCCGGAATCCTCGATACCCACGCCGCACCCGAAAGCACCGGCCCCATCATTACGAGGGCCTCACTTTCCCGCATGATAGATCACACGCTTTTGAAGCCCGACGCCGCCGATTCCGCGTTCGACAAGCTCTGCCGCGAGGCCGTGGAGCACGGGTTCATGTCGGTGTGCGTGAATTCGGCAAGGGTTTCATACGTCGCAGAAAGGCTTAAGGGGACCGGTGTGGCGGTATGCTCGGTGATCGGGTTCCCCCTTGGGGCCACGGACGAAAGGGCCAAGGCCTTCGAGGCGGGACGGGCGGTTTCGGACGGGGCAACGGAACTTGACATGGTGATGAACATCGGCGCGCTCAAATCGGGCGACGACGACGGGGTTTTGTCCGACATCCTGGCAGTGCGACGGGCGGCCCCGGCCCCGGTGGTTTTGAAGGTGATAATCGAAACCTGCCTTTTGAATGATGATGAAAAAATCCGGGCCTGCCTTATGGCCAAAAAGGCCGGGGCGGATTTCGTCAAGACCAGCACCGGTTTTGCCGGAGGCGGGGCCACAACGGAAGATATCGCCCTCATGCGAAAAACCGTGGGGCCGGACATGGGCGTCAAGGCGTCGGGGGGCATAAAGGACGCGAAAACCGCGCTTGCCATGATGGAGGCCGGGGCAAGCCGCATCGGCGCGGGCGCGGGGGTGGAGATCGTCAAGGGCCTTTAA
- a CDS encoding efflux RND transporter permease subunit, giving the protein MIRRLIAFCANNRGIVIVFTLAVGVMAIHILNNIRLDALPDLSDTQVIVYSRWDRSPDIIEDQVTYPLVTALLGAPKVKAIRGLSDFGFSYVYVIFEDGTDIYWARSRVLEYLSKIQPRLPQGVSTELGPDATGVGWVYQYALKDESGKHSLADLRTYQDWTLRYAIQGVPGVAEVAGIGGYVMQYQVVVDPNRLAAYGVSINDVAAAVRESNSEVGGRLIEFTGAEYMVRGRGYLKSREDLLRAAVKTPVEGVPVTIADIGRVELGPQIRRGIADLDGEGDTVGGIVVMRHGENALNVIKRVKEKLKSIEPSLPEGVKIVTTYDRSDLILRALETLRHELLVEMLIVSAVILFFLWHVPSAIVPIVTIPVAVLFSFIPMYFMGVTVNIMSLAGIAISIGVLVDGAIVEVENAYNKLQLWQAGGRKGDFHKVRLEALQEIGPSVFFSLLVIAVAFLPVFALVDQEGRLFKPLAYSKNLAMAIAAILAVTLDPAMRMLFTRMDPFMFRPRFLARMASSLFVGVYHPEERHPISRVVFKIYEPACRFVLRFPLWVTAASVLLVAVSIPVYFKLGSEFMPPLREGTLLFMPTTLPGISVAEARRIMETQDRILKGFPEVERVFGKAGRAETSTDPAPFSMMETTIVLKPENQWRAKDAWYSGWAPGFLAALFRPFWPDHMTYEELIAEMDEKLAIPGVSSRGAITMPIKARIDMLTTGIRSPVGIKIFGADLAEIEKIGADIENAIRTVPGTTSVFAEKAASGYFLDITPNRDQLARYGLSVGAFNEVVAAAVGGEEVTTTVEGRKRFSVNVRYPSELRDDVPRLSRILVPTPTGAQAPLGQLASVSLAQGPSMLRDENGFLSAYVYVYVAGRDLGGFVEEAKQRVAQSVKIPTGYTLSWSGQYENMMRVKERMKVIIPITLVLIFVLLFANTRSAVKAGIVLMAVPFSAVGAIWLFYFLDYNVSIAAWVGLIALLGLDAETGVFMLLFLDLSYSEARAEGRLNNRADLVEAVVHGAVKRVRPKLMTVAAAFMGLLPIMWSTSAGSDVMKRIAAPMIGGLVTSFLLELLVYPAVFFLWKRNKYLPDSRSPEAVPYQT; this is encoded by the coding sequence ATGATAAGGCGGCTCATAGCGTTTTGCGCCAATAATCGTGGGATAGTGATCGTCTTCACGCTGGCAGTGGGGGTGATGGCGATCCACATCCTGAACAACATCCGGCTGGACGCCCTCCCGGACCTTTCGGACACCCAGGTCATAGTCTATTCGCGCTGGGACCGCTCCCCCGACATCATTGAGGACCAGGTCACCTACCCGCTGGTCACGGCCCTTCTGGGAGCGCCCAAGGTAAAAGCCATACGCGGGCTTTCGGATTTCGGCTTTTCATACGTCTATGTCATCTTTGAAGACGGCACGGACATCTACTGGGCCAGAAGCCGGGTCCTGGAATATCTGTCCAAAATTCAGCCAAGGCTTCCCCAGGGGGTTTCCACCGAGCTTGGGCCGGACGCAACCGGCGTTGGCTGGGTCTACCAGTACGCTTTAAAAGATGAATCTGGAAAGCACTCCCTGGCGGACCTTAGAACATACCAGGACTGGACCCTGCGCTACGCCATCCAGGGAGTGCCGGGCGTGGCCGAGGTGGCCGGTATCGGCGGCTACGTGATGCAGTACCAGGTTGTGGTTGATCCCAACCGGCTGGCCGCATACGGGGTTTCCATAAATGATGTGGCCGCCGCAGTTCGGGAATCCAACAGCGAGGTGGGCGGAAGGCTCATCGAGTTCACCGGGGCCGAGTACATGGTGCGGGGCCGGGGTTACCTCAAAAGCAGGGAGGACCTTTTAAGGGCCGCAGTGAAAACCCCGGTTGAGGGCGTACCCGTCACCATCGCGGACATTGGCCGGGTGGAGCTGGGGCCCCAGATAAGGCGCGGCATCGCGGACCTTGACGGCGAAGGCGACACCGTGGGCGGCATAGTGGTGATGCGCCACGGGGAAAACGCTTTGAACGTAATCAAAAGGGTGAAGGAAAAGCTGAAATCAATCGAGCCGTCCCTGCCGGAAGGGGTAAAAATCGTCACCACCTACGACCGCTCGGACCTCATCCTTCGCGCCCTGGAAACTCTCCGCCACGAGCTTTTGGTGGAAATGCTTATTGTCAGCGCGGTCATCCTGTTTTTCCTGTGGCACGTTCCCTCGGCCATAGTGCCCATCGTGACCATCCCCGTTGCGGTGCTCTTTTCCTTCATTCCCATGTATTTCATGGGAGTCACTGTTAACATAATGTCTCTGGCCGGAATCGCCATTTCCATAGGCGTTCTTGTGGACGGGGCCATAGTGGAGGTGGAAAACGCCTACAACAAGCTCCAGTTGTGGCAGGCGGGGGGGCGCAAGGGGGACTTCCACAAGGTGAGGCTTGAAGCCCTGCAGGAGATAGGGCCTTCGGTGTTTTTCTCGCTTCTGGTGATAGCGGTGGCCTTTCTGCCGGTGTTCGCCCTGGTGGACCAGGAAGGGCGTCTTTTCAAGCCCCTGGCCTATTCCAAGAACCTCGCCATGGCCATCGCCGCCATTCTTGCAGTCACCCTGGACCCTGCCATGCGGATGCTTTTCACCCGCATGGATCCTTTCATGTTCCGGCCAAGGTTTCTGGCTCGCATGGCCTCGTCCCTTTTCGTGGGGGTTTATCACCCGGAGGAGCGCCATCCCATAAGCCGCGTGGTCTTCAAAATTTACGAGCCCGCCTGCCGGTTCGTTCTGCGTTTTCCCTTGTGGGTGACGGCAGCCTCCGTTTTGCTGGTGGCGGTATCGATCCCTGTCTACTTCAAGCTCGGAAGCGAGTTCATGCCGCCCCTTAGGGAGGGAACCCTCCTTTTCATGCCCACCACCCTCCCGGGCATTTCGGTTGCCGAGGCCCGGCGGATAATGGAAACCCAGGACAGGATTTTAAAGGGATTTCCCGAAGTGGAGCGGGTCTTCGGAAAGGCGGGCCGGGCCGAGACATCCACCGATCCCGCGCCTTTTTCCATGATGGAGACAACCATCGTCCTAAAGCCCGAAAACCAGTGGCGGGCGAAGGACGCCTGGTACTCCGGCTGGGCTCCCGGATTTCTGGCGGCTCTTTTCCGCCCCTTCTGGCCCGATCACATGACCTACGAGGAGCTAATCGCCGAAATGGACGAAAAGCTCGCCATTCCCGGCGTTTCCAGCCGTGGGGCCATCACCATGCCCATAAAGGCCAGGATCGACATGCTGACAACCGGAATCAGGAGCCCGGTGGGCATCAAGATTTTCGGCGCGGATTTGGCTGAAATCGAAAAAATCGGCGCGGACATCGAAAACGCCATAAGGACCGTTCCGGGTACAACCAGCGTTTTCGCCGAAAAGGCGGCCAGCGGATACTTCCTGGACATCACCCCGAATCGGGATCAGCTTGCCCGCTACGGGCTTTCCGTGGGAGCGTTCAACGAGGTTGTGGCGGCGGCGGTGGGCGGCGAGGAGGTCACCACGACGGTTGAGGGCAGAAAGCGCTTTTCGGTGAACGTGCGCTACCCGTCGGAGCTTAGGGACGACGTACCGCGCCTTTCAAGGATTCTGGTCCCCACGCCTACAGGAGCCCAGGCCCCCCTTGGGCAGCTTGCGTCAGTAAGCCTCGCCCAGGGGCCTTCCATGCTGCGGGACGAAAACGGCTTTCTGTCCGCCTATGTCTATGTTTACGTGGCGGGCCGGGACCTCGGCGGATTCGTGGAGGAAGCCAAGCAAAGGGTGGCCCAAAGCGTGAAGATTCCCACCGGCTACACCCTTTCCTGGAGCGGCCAGTACGAGAACATGATGCGCGTAAAGGAGCGCATGAAGGTCATCATCCCCATAACCCTGGTTCTCATTTTCGTGCTTCTTTTCGCCAACACCCGCTCGGCGGTCAAGGCCGGGATAGTTCTCATGGCGGTTCCCTTTTCGGCTGTGGGCGCGATCTGGCTGTTTTATTTCCTGGATTACAACGTCTCCATCGCGGCCTGGGTGGGGCTTATCGCCCTTCTGGGCCTGGACGCGGAAACAGGCGTGTTCATGCTTCTTTTCCTTGACCTTTCCTACAGCGAGGCCAGGGCGGAGGGGCGTCTCAACAACCGGGCGGACCTCGTGGAGGCCGTGGTCCACGGCGCGGTGAAAAGGGTGAGGCCCAAGCTCATGACGGTTGCGGCGGCCTTCATGGGTCTTTTGCCCATAATGTGGTCCACCTCGGCGGGTTCGGACGTGATGAAGCGCATCGCGGCCCCAATGATCGGCGGGCTCGTGACGTCGTTTCTGCTGGAGCTTCTGGTCTATCCGGCGGTCTTTTTCCTGTGGAAGCGGAACAAGTACCTGCCCGATTCACGGTCGCCGGAAGCCGTACCTTATCAAACCTGA
- a CDS encoding efflux RND transporter periplasmic adaptor subunit, with the protein MQKKQGKILRFGLIALAAATLLVTGFLLGRQHAPGNSETGAAKSGTASASKERKILFYRNPMNPAITSPVPAKDEMGMDYTPVYSDEGAAPAKKKTFEEEAEDFFAEDEESGAVPGLGPVVLDSKALSLAGVRLAPAESGHFTKSVRTVGRVTPDEARIFRVQTKISGWVETLYANTTGIAVKKGQPLLSLYSPQLVASQEEFLRARAAAREFSSSPDPETRAMGKNLMNAARKRLTLFDVPESFIRELEKTGRVKRLVTIFSPVTGLVLEKGVTLGQQVEPGAVLLTVADLSTVWVEADFYEQDAASLKEGQTALVTSSYDPGLSLSGRIVFLLPFLKPDSRTLTARLSFKNPGLALKPGMFVDVNLVSDFGESVSVPDTALLRTGARTVVFVEKGEGRFEPKAVTPGAAGQGRVQVLTGLSAGEKVVVSANFLMDSESRLAAAIEAASGAAASGGAK; encoded by the coding sequence ATGCAGAAAAAACAGGGAAAAATCCTGCGTTTCGGGCTTATCGCGCTGGCTGCGGCGACGCTTCTGGTTACGGGGTTCCTCCTGGGCCGCCAACACGCACCCGGCAACTCGGAAACCGGGGCTGCGAAGAGCGGAACGGCCAGCGCGTCCAAAGAGCGCAAGATTCTTTTTTACAGAAACCCCATGAACCCAGCCATTACCTCGCCCGTGCCCGCCAAGGACGAGATGGGCATGGACTACACCCCCGTTTACAGCGACGAGGGCGCGGCTCCGGCAAAGAAGAAAACCTTCGAGGAAGAGGCCGAGGACTTTTTCGCCGAAGACGAAGAATCCGGCGCGGTTCCGGGCCTTGGGCCTGTGGTGCTGGATTCCAAGGCCCTGTCCCTGGCGGGTGTTCGCCTTGCACCTGCGGAATCCGGGCATTTCACCAAAAGCGTGCGCACGGTGGGAAGGGTAACCCCGGACGAGGCCCGGATTTTTCGGGTGCAAACCAAGATTTCCGGCTGGGTGGAGACCCTCTACGCCAACACCACGGGAATCGCAGTGAAAAAGGGCCAGCCCCTCCTGTCCCTTTACTCGCCCCAACTTGTGGCCAGCCAGGAGGAATTCTTGCGGGCCAGGGCTGCAGCCCGCGAGTTTTCGTCATCACCCGACCCTGAAACCAGAGCCATGGGCAAAAATCTCATGAATGCGGCCCGGAAGCGCCTCACCCTTTTCGACGTGCCCGAAAGCTTCATCCGGGAGCTTGAAAAGACCGGAAGGGTAAAGCGGCTTGTGACCATTTTCTCGCCCGTTACGGGTCTGGTGCTGGAAAAGGGAGTAACCCTTGGCCAGCAGGTGGAGCCGGGCGCGGTGCTTTTAACCGTTGCCGATCTTTCCACCGTTTGGGTGGAGGCGGACTTCTACGAGCAGGACGCGGCAAGCCTGAAAGAAGGGCAGACCGCCCTTGTGACCTCCTCCTACGACCCCGGCCTTTCGCTTTCCGGACGCATCGTTTTTCTGCTTCCCTTTTTAAAGCCCGATTCCCGGACCCTCACGGCGCGCCTGAGCTTCAAAAACCCCGGCCTTGCCCTAAAGCCCGGAATGTTCGTTGATGTGAACCTTGTTTCCGATTTCGGTGAATCAGTATCCGTGCCGGATACGGCTTTGTTGCGCACCGGAGCCCGCACCGTTGTTTTCGTTGAAAAGGGCGAAGGCCGCTTCGAGCCCAAGGCCGTGACTCCGGGGGCCGCAGGCCAGGGCCGGGTCCAGGTTCTGACGGGTCTTTCCGCCGGGGAGAAGGTGGTCGTCTCCGCCAATTTCCTTATGGATTCCGAAAGCCGGCTGGCTGCGGCCATAGAGGCGGCATCGGGCGCGGCGGCATCGGGGGGCGCGAAATGA